Proteins encoded in a region of the Osmerus mordax isolate fOsmMor3 chromosome 17, fOsmMor3.pri, whole genome shotgun sequence genome:
- the ano2b gene encoding anoctamin-2b codes for MIIIIIIIIIIIIIIIIIIIITRQVLQSISGAMALRRSPSSYTELWNGVPHPGIATAQSKCSSIQSIHSLSRAFSRGRLDSQYFDRDADPHNCEIKLPQPVVGADPAVQAESGLQYFSDGRRKVDYVLVYNQRRPSSVRQACSAPPHRISVISNGNFPPPGAPGEVCLELGPDPPDPGDGDMVLIRQEFEAILLEAGLEIERDSEVRAHGPSFTRLHAPWSVLSREAEFLKVKMPTKKSYELKEESGIARTLNSVCRKLNHPFQPRVPHLGEGRTKLVSHYFTRDKMHLFDIKSKDTFFENATRSRIVYEILRRTACVRTCQSMVEATAGPESLTWKDRLPGYFINVASILFMFGVTFAAVFGVIIYRITVSALMAMSPDPETKSNVRVTVTATAVVINLVVILILDEIYGAVAVWLTELEIPKTENQFEERLILKAFLLKFMNAYAPIFYVAFFKGRFAGRPGDYVYIINDYRMEECAPGGCLIELCIQLSIIMLGKQLLQNNLFEIGIPKLKKLVRKLKDKGVPEEEREERVARPPQQWNLDYVLEPFEGLTPEYMEMIIQFGFVSLFVASFPLAPLFALLNNVIEIRLDAKKFVTELRRPDAVRSKDIGVWFNILSGMGKFSVIINAFVISFTSDLIPRMVYQYMYSPNGSMYGFIDHTLSYFNVSNFRPGTMPLSSSYPRDVMLCRYKDYREPPWSPDAYHFSKQYWCVLAARLAFVIIFQNLVMFLSLLVAWVIPDVPKDISEQLKREKTLLVDVFLREEKEKFLLLQSLFTKDPLRPRQPGPQGTLDPLRCRTLPPVFSQGRPLGVADGDGVPRARGRAASFSQFSRQPSPQAEGPNGTKHTAV; via the exons atgattatcatcatcatcatcatcatcatcatcatcatcatcatcatcatcatcatcatcatcaccaggcAAGTCCTTCAG TCTATCAGCGGCGCCATGGCGCTGCGCAGGTCACCGTCCTCCTACACAG AGTTGTGGAATGGAGTCCCACACCCCGGAATCGCGACTGCCCAGAGCAAGTGCTCCTCCATCCAAAGCATCCACAGTCTGTCTCGCGCCTTCTCCAGGGGTCGATTGGACTCGCAGTATTTTGACCGTGACGCTGACCCCCACAACTGCGAGATTAAGCTGCCACAACCA GTGGTGGGTGCGGACCCAGCCGTGCAGGCCGAGTCGGGGCTGCAGTACTTCTCCGACGGCAGGAGGAAGGTCGACTACGTCCTGGTGTACAACCAGCGCAGGCCTTCCTCTGTCAGGCAGGCCTGCAGCGCTCCTCCTCACCGCATCTCCGTCATCTCCAATGGCAACTTcccgcccccgggagcgccggGGGAGGTGTGTCTGGAGTTGGGGCCCGACCCGCCCGACCCCGGCGACGGGGACATGGTTCTGATCCGACAGGAGTTTGAGGCCATCCTGCTGGAAGCTGGgctggagattgagagagacagtgag gtTCGGGCTCACGGCCCCAGCTTCACGAGGCTGCACGCCCCCTGGTCGGTGCTGAGCAGAGAGGCTGAGTTCCTCAAGGTGAAAATGCCCACCAAGAAG aGCTATGAGCTGAAGGAGGAAAGCGGTATTGCCCGCACCCTGAACTCGGTGTGCAGGAAGCTGAACCACCCCTTCCAGCCTCGGGTGCCCCACCTGGGTGAAGGCCGGACCAAGCTGGTGTCCCACTACTTCACCCGCGACAAGATGCACCTCTTCGACATCAAGTCCAAGGACACGTTCTTTGAAAACGCCACACGGAGTCGAATA gtGTACGAGATTCTCCGACGGACAGCTTGCGTGCGGACCTGCCAGTCCATGG TTGAGGccact GCAGGGCCAGAGAGTCTGACCTGGAAGGATCGTCTCCCTGGTTACTTCATCAATGTGGCCTCCATCCTCTTCATG TTCGGGGTGACCTTCGCGGCAGTTTTCGGCGTGATCATTTACCGCATCACGGTCTCTGCCCTCATGGCGATGAGCCCCGACCCGGAGACCAAGTCCAACGTGCGCGTGACGGTCACAGCCACAGCCGTCGTGATCAACCTGGTGGTCATCCTCATCCTGGATGAGATCTACGGAGCAGTGGCCGTCTGGCTGACAGAGctgg agatCCCTAAGACGGAGAACCAGTTTGAGGAGCGCCTCATCCTCAAGGCCTTTCTCCTCAAGTTCATGAACGCCTACGCCCCCATCTTCTACGTGGCGTTCTTCAAGGGACG GTTCGCCGGACGGCCTGGCGACTACGTGTACATCATCAACGACTATCGAATGGAGGAG tgtGCTCCTGGAGGCTGCCTAATAGAGCTGTGTATCCAGCTCAGCATCATCATGCTGGGGAAGCAGCTCCTGCAAAACAACCTGTTTGAGATCGGCATACC GAAGCTGAAGAAGCTGGTGAGGAAGTTGAAGGACAAGGGCGTTcccgaggaagagagggaggagcgggTCGCTCGGCCACCACAGCAGTGGAACCTGGACTATGTCCTGGAGCCCTTCGAGGGCCTCACCCCGGAGTACATGGAGATGA TAATCCAGTTTGGCTTCGTGTCTCTGTTCGTGGCCTCCTTCCCCCTGGCTCCCCTGTTCGCCTTGCTCAACAACGTCATTGAAATCCGCCTGGACGCCAAGAAGTTTGTCACAGAGCTGCGTCGGCCCGACGCCGTGCGCTCCAAAGACATCG GAGTCTGGTTCAACATTCTGAGTGGCATGGGCAAATTCTCAGTCATTATAAAT gCATTTGTGATCTCGTTCACCTCAGACCTCATCCCCAGAATGGTGTACCAGTACATGTACAGCCCCAATGGCTCCATGTACGGCTTCATCGACCACACGCTGTCCTACTTCAACGTCAGCAACTTCCGCCCGGGCACCATGCCCCTTTCCTCCAGCTACCCCCGCGATGTCATGCTCTGCAG GTATAAGGACTACAGGGAGCCCCCTTGGTCTCCAGACGCCTACCACTTCTCCAAACAGTACTGGTGTGTCCTGGCTGCCAGATTGGCCTTTGTCATCATCTTCCAG AACCTGGTGATGTTCCTGAGCCTGCTGGTGGCCTGGGTGATCCCCGACGTGCCCAAGGACATCAGCGAGCAGCTGAAGCGCGAGAAGACCCTCCTGGTGGATGTGTTCCTGcgcgaggagaaggagaagttcCTGCTCCTGCAGAGCCTCTTCACTAAGGACCCGCTGCGCCCCCGCCAGCCCGGCCCCCAGGGCACCCTGGACCCTCTGCGCTGCCGCACCCTGCCCCCTGTCTTCTCCCAGGGTCGGCCCCTGGGTGTGGCAGACGGAGATGGGGTCCCGCGGGCGCGAGGCCGGGCGGCTAGCTTCAGCCAGTTCAGCAGGCAGCCGTCCCCTCAGGCGGAGGGACCGAACGGCACCAAACACACAGCCGTGTGA